In Brevundimonas subvibrioides, a genomic segment contains:
- the rpsT gene encoding 30S ribosomal protein S20 has protein sequence MANNPGAKKAIRKIAARTEVNKSRRTRVRTFLRKFQEAVTGGDAEAARGAFVEAQSELMRAVTKGVVHKNTGSRKVSRLHAQLKKMSAA, from the coding sequence CAATCCCGGCGCCAAGAAAGCGATCCGCAAGATCGCCGCGCGTACCGAAGTGAACAAGTCGCGCCGCACCCGCGTCCGCACCTTCCTGCGCAAGTTTCAGGAAGCCGTGACGGGTGGCGACGCCGAGGCCGCCAGGGGCGCTTTCGTCGAGGCCCAGTCCGAGCTGATGCGCGCCGTCACCAAGGGCGTGGTTCACAAGAATACGGGCTCGCGCAAGGTGTCTCGCCTGCATGCCCAGCTGAAGAAAATGTCGGCCGCCTGA